In Solea senegalensis isolate Sse05_10M linkage group LG18, IFAPA_SoseM_1, whole genome shotgun sequence, a single window of DNA contains:
- the LOC122759047 gene encoding zinc finger protein 503-like yields MITSPTVSFLRNSTNTAWQRGSSGERGAVKISQLSVHNSVSPADPSRQASRLPIKVLKMLTARAGHILHPEYLQPLPSTPVSPIELDAKKSPLALLAQTCSQIGKPDPPSSSKLSSVASNGSSDKETKSGPLKISDIGAEDKSSFKPYSKSAEKKDSSSSHNGDKNSFRVPSATCQPFTPRTGSPCSVTSVSPLPSEGKSGDKEEKKESDSNKSSTTESNGSHRISGITSDGGQHQESTSGSKTVTSDSISVTSSSSSVLASGLVAPVSPYKPGHTVFPLPPAGISYPGSLAGAYAGYPQPFLPHGMTLDPSKSSSQLLSAQFAAASSLGCSKAGTSPLAGASPPTLMSASLCRDPYCLSYHCTSHLSGASSANAAHDSAAAAAAASALKAGYPLMYPAHPLHSVHSSAPSFSGHPLYPYGFMLPNDPLPHVCNWVSANGPCDKRFSSSEELLSHLRTHTAFAGTEKLISGYPGSSSLANAAAAAAMACHMHMPPSGSPGSHGTLALRGPHHHLGLSSRYHPYSKSPLPAPGAPVPVPAATGAYYSPYALYGQRLTTASALGYQ; encoded by the exons ATGATCACATCGCCCACGGTCTCTTTCCTGAGAAATAGCACGAATACAGCTTGGCAGCGCGGCTCCTCGGGAGAAAGGGGCGCAGTGAAGATCAGCCAGCTCTCCGTCCACAACTCTGTCTCTCCCGCAGACCCTTCTCGACAAGCCAGTCGTCTTCCCATCAaggttttgaaaatgttgacGGCTCGGGCAGGACACATTTTACACCCGGAATACCTCCAGCCTTTACCGTCCACTCCTGTCAGTCCCATCGAG cTGGATGCCAAGAAGAGTCCGCTGGCTCTTTTGGCACAGACGTGCTCTCAGATTGGCAAACCGGACCCTCCGTCCTCCTCCAAACTCTCTTCCGTGGCCTCAAATGGATCTAGTGACAAGGAGACCAAATCCGGGCCGCTGAAAATCAGCGACATCGGAGCCGAGGACAAATCGAGCTTCAAACCATACTCCAAATCCGCAGAGAAGAAGGACTCGAGCAGCAGCCACAATGGAGATAAAAACAGTTTCCGAGTACCTAGCGCCACCTGCCAGCCGTTCACCCCCAGGACAGGCAGCCCCTGCTCCGTCACCTCAGTGTCTCCTCTGCCGTCTGAAGGCAAATCGGGAgacaaggaggagaaaaaggagtCTGATAGCAATAAAAGCAGCACGACTGAGAGTAATGGCAGCCATAGGATAAGTGGGATTACCTCTGATGGCGGACAGCACCAGGAGAGCACATCTGGATCCAAAACTGTTACATCAGACTCAATATCTgtaacctcctcctcctcctccgtcctcGCATCTGGACTGGTGGCCCCTGTTTCCCCCTATAAGCCCGGTCACACAGTTTTCCccctgccacctgctggtatTTCTTACCCTGGAAGTTTAGCGGGTGCATATGCGGGTTACCCGCAGCCCTTCCTCCCTCATGGAATGACACTTGACCCCAGCAAATCCAGCAGCCAGCTGTTGAGCGCACAATTCGCTGCTGCCAGCTCGCTGGGCTGCAGTAAAGCGGGGACTAGTCCTTTAGCCGGCGCGTCCCCACCGACTCTCATGTCTGCCAGTCTGTGTAGAGACCCCTACTGCCTGAGCTACCACTGCACAAGCCATTTGTCTGGTGCGTCCAGCGCCAACGCCGCACATGACTCTGCGGCCGCCGCTGCGGCTGCCTCCGCGCTCAAAGCTGGATACCCGCTCATGTACCCCGCACACCCGCTGCACAGCGTGCACTCCTCGGCCCCTTCCTTCAGTGGACACCCCCTGTATCCTTACGGCTTTATGCTCCCCAATGACCCCCTCCCGCACGTGTGTAACTGGGTGTCTGCTAACGGACCATGCGATAAGCGCTTCTCCTCCTCAGAGGAACTCCTCAGCCACTTGCGGACTCACACAGCCTTTGCGGGCACGGAGAAGTTGATATCTGGGTACCCGGGCTCATCCTCTCTGGCCAacgccgctgccgccgctgccaTGGCCTGTCACATGCATATGCCTCCCAGTGGCAGCCCGGGCAGCCACGGCACGCTGGCCCTCAGGGGCCCACACCATCATCTCGGACTGAGCAGCCGCTATCACCCGTATTCAAAGAGCCCTCTGCCCGCTCCAGGCGCCCCGGTGCCGGTGCCTGCAGCCACCGGGGCCTATTACTCCCCCTACGCCTTGTATGGACAGAGACTGACCACAGCCTCGGCCTTAGGATACCAGTAG